The genomic region GGGCGAGGCGCCGCGCGTGACGATCTGTTTCGAGACTGCGCCGCGAAAATGCGTTGCGTCCGAGGCTGCATTTAAAGTGACCGCAAAATCCGGCTCCGTCGTGACAAGGGCTTTGAGATCCGCGTCGTTCTTCAGCCGCAGCCTCCCGCCCGTCGCCGCCAGAAGCACGTCCCCCAGAAGCGCCGTCTGCTGGGCCTCGCTGTGCAGCGCAAATCGATTGCGCTTGGACAAAATCGGCGCCGGAGTGTCCGTCTCGGCGGAGACCGCCATGGCGACAAATAGCGAGATATCGTCGCGCAGCGGCCGGCTCGTGAAGCGGCGCAGCTGATCGATGATGCCGCCGGCGACGGTTTCAGCGTTTTCGCCATGCGCCACGGCGCCGGCGATGGCCGCCTTGAGACGTGAGTGTCCGAACATCTCACCATTTTCGAGCGCCGCCTCGATCAAGCCGTCCGTGCAGGCGACAAGCGCGTCCCCGGACCGCAGCGTCAGCCGCTTGCCTTCAAAGACGCACTCATCGGAGATCCCAATGGGCGGCCCGGTCGGTGAGAGCTCGATGATTTGATCGTTGCGCTGTATGTACGCCGTCTCGTGGCCGCAGGACGCGTAATCGAGTTCGCGCGTGACCGGGTCGTATAACGCCACAAAGATCCTCACAAAGCCCGTCAGGAGGCAGTGCTGCTCGACAATGGCGTTGAGCGCGGCGACGGCGTCCGTGACGCTTCCGCCCAGGTACAGGACGCAGCGCAGCATATTCCTCAGCGTGGACACCTGGGTGGCGGCGGCTAAGCCTTTGCCGCTCATATCGCCCAGGACGAGCGCAAAGCGGCCGTCTCCGAGCGGAAACACATCGTAAAAATCGCCGCCGATATTGGCTTCCGCAAGCGCCGGCTTGTAATAAACCCCGATATCGAGGCCGGGTATTTCCGGAAGCAGTGTCGGCTGCAAGGCGTTTTGTAGGGTGAGGGCGATATTGCGTTCGCGCTGATGGATGGTCGCGGCGTTCACGGCGCACTGCACTTGGGCCGCGACGGTTTCCACCAGCATAATCTCCGCCGGAGTCCACACGCGCGCCTGAGCGGCCATCGCCACTCCCAGGGTCGCCGCCAGGCGGCCATTCTCAAAGAGAGGAACCCGGATGAATGACGAAATTTCGAGCCGCTTCATTTTCGTCTTGACGCTGCCGGCCCAGGGCGCCGAACGGACATCGTCGATCACCAGCGGGCGGCCGTCTCGGTAGATGGATTCCGTATCGCAGTCCCAGAAGTTCGCCAGATCGTACTCGCCCGTGATGGCGGCGAGGCCCTCGCGCCGCCATTCGCGGGCGATTTTTGCGAAGCTGCAGCTGGCGTCGAAGAAAAGAAAGTAGCAGCGGTCGACGTTCAGCGCCTTCGCCAGCGCGTGGATGGCCTTTGTTTCAATCTCCTCGGGATCGAGCGAGCTGCGCAGCGAACGCCAGATATCGTTGAGCAGCGATTCGCGATCCGCGCGCTCCGCCAGTTCTCGCTGCGCCTCCCGGTACTCCGTGATATCGCGGAACGAAACGATCCGCCCATAGATCCGCCCATCGTCGCCGAGGACCGGCCCGGCAAAATGGTCGAAGACACGCCCGTCGAGGGTGTTGATCTCTCCGCGTGACGTGACGGTGGGATCGGCCTGGGCATGATGGAAATCGAACCCCGCTGGGAACACTCCCTCCATCTGGACGGAAAGCCTGCGCATGAGCGCTCGGTAATCGGCGCCGACGCGGCTGAAGCGTCCAGGGTTCCACATCGTCCGGAAGTTTGCGTTCTCTTTGACGACCCGCTGATGCTCGTCAAAGAGAACCACTCCATCGATCGTCGCTTCGATCTGCGCCTCAAGAAACGCATTTTTGCTTTTGAGCGCCTGTTCCGCCTGCTTGCGCTCGATCGCGTAGCGGATCGCGCGCTCCAGCGCCGGCGCGTGGATCTGCCCCTTCACCAGATAATCGGCGGCCCCGGCTTTCATCGCCTCAACATCGACATTGTGGTCACCCTGCCCTGTGAGCATGATGACGGGCGCGCGCCGGCTATTCATCCCGGAAGATTTGATCAGGTCCAAGCCGTTGTGTTTTCCCAGACGGTAGTCCACCAGGTAAACGTCATGCCCATCCCGCTCGATCTCCGTCTTTGCCGCTTCAAACGTGGAGACCCAGTCGATATCGAACGATCTCCCGTCGATCTCGCCCAGCAGATCGCGCGTGATGATATAGTCGTCCTGATCGTCGTCCGCCAGTAAAATACGCAGAGTTTTCGTATTCATGGTTTGCTTCCGAATATACGTCCGCTGCTTACGCGACGCTCGCGTTTTGCGCGCCTATTTCTCGAAAGTGCGTGATGCGATTGCGGCCATCGCCCTTGGACCGATACAATGCCTGGTCTGCCCTCGCGATCATCATTTCCGGACGAGCCGTTTCCGTATCCAATGACGAAATTCCGATGCTCGCGGTGACGCCTCGATGCGGCCAGTGATAAGTCTCAATGGTTCGTCTCAGCCGTTCCGCCAATATGAGCGCGCCCGACGCTTCCGTATGGCTCAAGATCATCACGAACTCCTCGCCGCCGTAACGGGCCGCCACATCGCCCTCGCGGGCGCTTTCTCGCAGGATCGCGGCGAACTGCCGCAGCGCTTCATCGCCGGCGGGGTGCCCGAAGGAATCGTTATACGATTTGAAGTGATCGATATCGATCACGAGCAGCGACAGCGGATACTTATATCTTAACGCCTGTTCGAACTCCTCGGCGAGCCGATTCTGAAACGTGCGATGGTTTGGGATATCGGTCAAACCATCATTGGCGGCCAGACTTGTGAGCGCCATGTTGTCGTCTCGAAGGCGCTCGTTTTGCATCGCCAGCTGCGCGCGCGCTTGCTCGATGATCGTGGCCTGCTCTTGCAGCTTTCGTTCAAAGCCCTTGCGCTCCATGGCGTATCGGATGGAGCGCTCAAGAAGGCGGGCGTCAAACTGTCCCTTGACGAGAAAATCCATGGCCCCGGCCTGCATGCTGACGACATCCAGAGTATGGTCTGCCTGACCGGTCAGGACAATTACCGGACCGGTAAAGCTGGCTCCCGCCTCGCCTTTCAGCACTCCTAATCCCGTAAATTCGCCCAGACGATAGTCGAGCAAGCAGACGTCATGCGCATTGGTTTTCAGTTTGGCGCACGCCGTTTCAAAGGTCGGCGCCCAGTCGACGTGGTAGCGGGCCGGCGATATCTCCTCCAGCAGGTCGCGCGTAATGATATAATCGTCCTCGTCATCTTCGACGAGCAGCAGGGTAATCGGTGTGTCGCTCATGGTCATTGGCCCTCAAGATCCGTGATTGGCACGATCGCCGTATTCAGCCAGTATTTCTGCAAGGTCTTGACGACATCCACTAGCCCTTCAAATGTGTCTGGTTTCTGGATATACGAATTGGCGCCCAATCTGTAGGAGCGTATAATATCTCGCTCCGCATTCGATGTGGTAAGAACCACCACGGGGATATGACGCAGCGTCGGCTCGGATTTGATCTCTAAAAGCGCCTCGCAGCCTCCCTTTTTCGGCATGTTGAGGTCGAGGAGTATGAACGCGGGAGATTGGCGAATCCGATTCGCGTGACTGCCGCGACGGTAAAGATAGTCCATCAAATCAACGCCGTCCTCCACGAACACGACATTCGCGGAAATGGCGCACTCGGCGGCGGCTTC from Capsulimonas corticalis harbors:
- a CDS encoding SpoIIE family protein phosphatase, which gives rise to MNTKTLRILLADDDQDDYIITRDLLGEIDGRSFDIDWVSTFEAAKTEIERDGHDVYLVDYRLGKHNGLDLIKSSGMNSRRAPVIMLTGQGDHNVDVEAMKAGAADYLVKGQIHAPALERAIRYAIERKQAEQALKSKNAFLEAQIEATIDGVVLFDEHQRVVKENANFRTMWNPGRFSRVGADYRALMRRLSVQMEGVFPAGFDFHHAQADPTVTSRGEINTLDGRVFDHFAGPVLGDDGRIYGRIVSFRDITEYREAQRELAERADRESLLNDIWRSLRSSLDPEEIETKAIHALAKALNVDRCYFLFFDASCSFAKIAREWRREGLAAITGEYDLANFWDCDTESIYRDGRPLVIDDVRSAPWAGSVKTKMKRLEISSFIRVPLFENGRLAATLGVAMAAQARVWTPAEIMLVETVAAQVQCAVNAATIHQRERNIALTLQNALQPTLLPEIPGLDIGVYYKPALAEANIGGDFYDVFPLGDGRFALVLGDMSGKGLAAATQVSTLRNMLRCVLYLGGSVTDAVAALNAIVEQHCLLTGFVRIFVALYDPVTRELDYASCGHETAYIQRNDQIIELSPTGPPIGISDECVFEGKRLTLRSGDALVACTDGLIEAALENGEMFGHSRLKAAIAGAVAHGENAETVAGGIIDQLRRFTSRPLRDDISLFVAMAVSAETDTPAPILSKRNRFALHSEAQQTALLGDVLLAATGGRLRLKNDADLKALVTTEPDFAVTLNAASDATHFRGAVSKQIVTRGASPTAVDQLNTCAMEAATNVIKHAGGGTIEAWVTNEEVLIRTTDHGPGIPLENLAQSILELGFSTRQTLGMGFTMMLAMSDWVAIATSSRGTSILLRIPLEEPIS
- a CDS encoding GGDEF domain-containing response regulator; this translates as MSDTPITLLLVEDDEDDYIITRDLLEEISPARYHVDWAPTFETACAKLKTNAHDVCLLDYRLGEFTGLGVLKGEAGASFTGPVIVLTGQADHTLDVVSMQAGAMDFLVKGQFDARLLERSIRYAMERKGFERKLQEQATIIEQARAQLAMQNERLRDDNMALTSLAANDGLTDIPNHRTFQNRLAEEFEQALRYKYPLSLLVIDIDHFKSYNDSFGHPAGDEALRQFAAILRESAREGDVAARYGGEEFVMILSHTEASGALILAERLRRTIETYHWPHRGVTASIGISSLDTETARPEMMIARADQALYRSKGDGRNRITHFREIGAQNASVA
- a CDS encoding response regulator, which gives rise to MPTEIAKVPLIIMADDDADDRLLVREAAAECAISANVVFVEDGVDLMDYLYRRGSHANRIRQSPAFILLDLNMPKKGGCEALLEIKSEPTLRHIPVVVLTTSNAERDIIRSYRLGANSYIQKPDTFEGLVDVVKTLQKYWLNTAIVPITDLEGQ